The segment TTCCCTCCTATTGACCTTTCGTTGTCGCAACAAACATTTCACCAGAAGATTAATTTAAAGCGAGTTTACTGCCTCACTCTTGTTGAACATCTTGTTTACTGCGCACTTGTGAGACTCAACGTGACCAGGAAAGAAAGTTGGTCGAGGGcatgaaaaatttataaagaattaaaaaaaattatccctAATTATTACAGTCATCAAGGTTCTTTGTTTCTCTAATCTATCTATCGACCTATTCATCTATCTCTCAATAAATCACTCTATCaagtattttatttgaaatagaagtaaatcctttttttttttaaagtttttcatATAAAAGAATTGAAAAGATAAGACAAAGACCTGGAGGTCAAGAGTGTAATTTTTGCtaagacacacatatatatacatatgtgtgatGGGGTTACTGGAAGTTTCTCTGGATACATTGATGTCTGTTTATGAATCTCTTCATAAATGCCTTCTTCTTTTTCACAtatttgtcacacacacatacacacacatgcaagtgCATATAAGTCAATAGTAATTATttcaattataattatttatagtTATTAGGCCATCATTTCTGCAGCTGCACAATCTCTGGTCCAAAAAGAAAGACTCGAGGTACATAGTCATGCTCTTGTCTTTCTTTAGGCAGCTTTCAATAATTACACCGACGGCTTTCTAGCCAGGAGTTATTTAAACCCTCCACGCTCCACAGCTTCCCTAAAGACATGCAATAGTCCTATGTTCATCCTGTCTTCGCTCCATGTTATCGACTTTCCCCGAGTTCAGTCCGTGCTACGACTGAACTACTGGACAATGTTATTTTACGCTTCACGAGATAGACATCTCCCAATCTCCTGTCTCTTGAAAAGAGACAAAGCTGATGTCATTATGGAAAGAAAATTCCCTAAATTCGCACGAGAGCTTTGTCTGTTTGTGCACCTGTCGGCTCAcctgtctatttttttcatatttctatATGTAATGTGTTTCTGTATGTGTTAATTTCCCGAGAGTATGCTTTGAGTACGTGAATGTTGTGCTTGGAAATAAATTCATTCAtgtgaagaaagtaaaagtgTAGACCTCTCAAAGTCATTTCAGCCTACTTATTttgaagtaatttattttgttttgtgagatATTAATTGTCAATTTCTGAACAAAATGCTATGATCAGCTTGTGATCTACATGTTTTCGAACATCATGTTTGAAAGAGGTAACCTTggtcatttctttttatgttgcAAAAGTAAACTAACTGACTGGTCAACGTCTCATTAGCATATTTCTGAAGCTCTTCCAATGACCGCGGCATTCAGGAGCATCAGTCGTTAGACCTTTTGAGGTCAATCGGAATGTGTATTCTaaacaatcaataaataaataaaatttgtgatttttcgTAACAAATTTACAACAGTGCAATACTCTGCTAACTTTTAGAATCATTTCACTTTTTAACTCGGGTTACCCTTTCAACTGAGGGTCACACTCCATGACTACCTTTTATAAGGTCATCTTTCAAGCTGCAGCTGAGAGTTGGAAGGTTTCTGTGGTCTTTTTCCAGCAAATGGGGGAACTATCTTAGGAATTTCTGGTACAAATAAACAGGGCCTTAAATTGCTTGGAATCGGTGTTTCCTCCGCCGACATTCAGGGTCTTCTTGAGCACCGTCCTCTCGGGTCTTTGACGAGCAGCGGGTTTAATCAGCCTGGCTTCTGTCGCTTGCCTCAGGCCAGTCAACTGCACTTGCAGCTAGTAGTGGCCTACAGAAGCAAAACCCATCAAAGGAAGAGAAGCAACACGATGCCAGTTTTTAATGTAAATGGCCACCTGCGCATCttctcctgctttttttttctttgctctttgcgcTAAGGTTTCTTTGCAAAACTGTTCTTTCCTACCCTGAAAAAGTGATGTCTGTCTAACATTATCCGACATTGCTCCATttcatattatatttttataagaatACTGAAGATATGCAATGAGAATTAGCCTTCATCCCATTCACGTCCCCCTTTTCGTCCAAACAGATCAATGCAATACCAATACGACAATAATTGCGACATATTAtagacaaaatataattaaaccAAGATATGAAGTAAGATAAAATAGAGTTTAAGGTTAATAATTAAACCAAGAAATGAAGTAAGATAAAATAGAGTTTAAGGTTAATTACAAACATCttaattaaaattcttttaggtataaaatattttaaacttcattttcatttgcAAACCATTAGTTTACTTCTTTgttctgatttgtttttcattaccTCATTTACACAAAATCAACTACTACAATATGATAGCAAAATACATTTagaatggattaaaaaaaaaaatacatctacaGTTTTGAAAAGTTATGCAACAATGTCATCTACTTTCTTGAAATTTTCAGACCATGTTGCCGACGACAGAATCAGTATTTAGCTTCAACAGTACAGACCCTATGATCATCATCAGAAGCTGGAAGGATCTGTACCTGGTTGTCCTCCATTACCTGCCCCTGGCTTTTGCTGTCGACCGTTACACGACGCCCGTGTGGTGTCTTGTTGGCTTCATTGGCAACATCATCTCCGTTCGCATCTGGATCCGCAGACGAATGAGAAAATGCAACAGGTAGACATGTGTGTTCCAATGTCCATAAAGCCATTTATATCcaagttctttgttttttccgTTTTAAGTTGCTGATCGTGTCACCATtacattgtccttttttttgaaagtttcgTCTCCAatgcgtttgtttgtgtatgtatgtgtgtctacatgtgcgtgcatgtgtgtctgagagagagagagagtctgtgGGCGTTTTTGTGTTGCTTGAAACTTTGAGATTATAAAAgcaaaaagttagaaataacagttatttttaatttttgatgatGTACAACAGCTCGTTTCCTTCGGTTTTATCGATGACATGATGAAAACAACCGTCAGTGTACGTTGCAACCTGTTATCTGAAGCCAGTGTTTTCAAACGACCttggaaataaaagtaaactaaacaaaagtaGAATCTGATATATACTTCATGGGTCTGTGTCGACTGTTTATGTTGCTGCAAAACGACAAGGTGTGCGAAATAGATCCCTAAACAAGCTAAGAATTTATTAATCCATTCAGTGCTTATTTGTTATAAATTATTCTCCATTTGACAGCTAAGGTAAGGATGATTTTCTCTCGTGTAAACGTTCAGAACCCTCAAACTATTTGCATTGGAAACTCCACTCTCGAAGTGAAACAAACatctaacaatttttatttggaaaaactATTATTAACTTTGTCCTTGTCTTTGTATACAAATTTATGTTTCAGCCAACTTCAccttgtctttgtttatttagacGTTAACTTCGAAAATAAACAGTGTTGTTAATAAGGCAATATTACATACTGATTTCCTGTAACTACTATTGACACAGTTTCGTGAATAAACGGCAAATCGAGATGTAAACCACAAGCAGCTAAGtagaatgaaacaaataaaaatcccaaTTCTTTTCCGTAACATTTATTCTAGAAGATTAAATGAGTTTTCAatgaatgcatatttttttaattctttctcgAAAGTTTCAGTTTTAACCATTGACATATTTTAACAGTTCGATGCCTTTCATCTCTCTCCGTCATGGCCATATTTTTCCCAATGGACCGTCCTCATTTTTATCGCGATAGGAGGCGAGTCCCAGCGGATGTTTTTCTTCCTGCCAGGTCACCTCAAGTGTGGTTAAAGTCATTCCGGACTTAATGGATAGTGGCCGGGCACCACTACATCAACGGTGCATGAAAATTGAATGAAATACGTCCGATTAAAGgcgaaaaggaaagcaaaatgtttatttttgacttAAAGATAGCAGATGCTATCTTATCTTACAAAACGTTCTCTTACCTCAACGAGAGGTGAAGTTTGTAGGCCTATATCTAAAAAACAAATAGAGATGTATGTATTCAGAGTCTGGGAAGTATTTTGACTGACTCCAGATAAATCAcgtgaaaaaaatacaaatatacatattcTCTATACAatgcaatattatttttttaagctccGCCGCATACCTGGCAACATTGGCCGTCTCAGACCTCCTGTTCTTAGTGTTGCTGGTGCCCTATGAACTCCAGTATCCGTGGATGATGGGGACCCTGGACCTGCAAGGCTGGTGCCAGGTGTGGAATGTTCTGTACATGACCACACAATATGTCTCTCTTCTCCTCGTATGCGCCTTCACGGTTGAGAGATTCCTGTCAGTGTGCAGGTGAGACAACTCAAGGAAAGACGCGTTTGCTGTCCAAGTGTGGAATGAGATTCTACCGCCTTCATTATCACGTGACAGTTGTGATTGACGTTGTGAAAATTGAATcacacataaagaaaaataaaatttaccaatcaataatattaataactatattttaaaacatgtaatCTCCTTTGTGAAGTAGGAGCTGGGAGACTTGCATTTGACAACATCattcttttaatatttgcattatttGAAATCTTGGGAAACCAAACCCTGAAACACAATGAGTATCTCTTCTtggagaggatttttttttttttttacttaaagaGTTGTTGATGTAATGATAATTTCCTGtctttaacatatttatttatttgcttattttcttgcAGACCCTTTGATTGTCAGCGGTTTGCCAAAACCTCGCGGTCGGCAAAAATCATCGTCGGcatcatctgtctgtctgtggtgcTCTCCCTTCCCCAGGCGCTCTTCTGGTCAGTCAGCCCGGAGACGCGGGAGTGTCAGGTGAGGACGGACGAGCTGCAGCACCTGGAAAGCATCTACGAGTTCTGGAACTGGACCTCGGAGATCGTCATGTTCGGCCTGATGCCCATCATCGCTCTGGTCCTCAACATCTGCGTGCTGCGCCAGATCCGCACGGTAGGCCGCCTGTACATCACCGAGGCCTCCAGCTCCCTGGCTCGCGACCACGTGCATACCAGCGCGCGCTGCGTCACCACCACCGTCACGCTCATGTGGATCTCTTTCTACCTCATCGTCACCAAGCTTCCGGTGACCATCACGTTCTCCATGCAGACCAGCATCACCTTCGGCCAGGAGATGACCCTGGATGCCATGGCTACGGACCCCACCTGGCAGCGCTACCTGACTTACTTCACGGCGAGGAAGATTATCGAGGAGATCGGCATCTCGCACCACGCCTGCAACATCTTCATCTACTGCGCCACCAGCAGGCAGTTCCGCCGCCACCTCAAGTCTCTCTGTTTCCATTGCCTGTCGTGCACGGAGTACGAGTACCCGGGGTCTGGCCGGGTACCCGCCTCCAACCGAACTCACAAGCACCGTATATAGTGTGCGCAGTGTGTGTAGCTGTCTATGTAGTCCCCCCTGTTCATGACCAGACTTCAGACCACAAAAACCTGGATACTATCCACAGAGTGGTTCACTTTGTGACTTTAACAACAAGACATCTTCAGTTTGCACTCTTGTAGAGATGGCTTTGATGATAGTCGCATGTGCAGAATAACATATTTCAGAGTGAAACTTTTGCTGCGCTCTTCTAAACAAGTTTTGGTGATATTTGTATGACAATGACGCCAGACTCCTAAACATTCGTATTTGCTAATTCTTTCATTCTTAATTCCATTTACAATTATCCTTCTCCTGAATTTAATAGAGAGCTGAGTAAGGTAAACGAAATACTGAATGTGATTGCGAAAATGTATGTCATTTGAGTGAAATAATATGACCACTAAACATACAGAGCAAGACTATAAAAATGCGAGTTTTATACTGACAAAGAAGTGAAAGTTTGTCAGTTTATAGAAATGCCTCTGTGTCATGTTACAAACATTTGCTGGCTGTCACTCACATGTACAGCTCTCGTTAAAC is part of the Pomacea canaliculata isolate SZHN2017 linkage group LG13, ASM307304v1, whole genome shotgun sequence genome and harbors:
- the LOC112554643 gene encoding neurotensin receptor type 1-like — protein: MLPTTESVFSFNSTDPMIIIRSWKDLYLVVLHYLPLAFAVDRYTTPVWCLVGFIGNIISVRIWIRRRMRKCNSSAAYLATLAVSDLLFLVLLVPYELQYPWMMGTLDLQGWCQVWNVLYMTTQYVSLLLVCAFTVERFLSVCRPFDCQRFAKTSRSAKIIVGIICLSVVLSLPQALFWSVSPETRECQVRTDELQHLESIYEFWNWTSEIVMFGLMPIIALVLNICVLRQIRTVGRLYITEASSSLARDHVHTSARCVTTTVTLMWISFYLIVTKLPVTITFSMQTSITFGQEMTLDAMATDPTWQRYLTYFTARKIIEEIGISHHACNIFIYCATSRQFRRHLKSLCFHCLSCTEYEYPGSGRVPASNRTHKHRI